CATCACGGTGCCCTCGTCCGGCCGGGTCTTGCCGGTGATGATGTCCATCATCGTCGTCTTGCCGGCGCCGTTCGGGCCGATGATGGCGCGCATCTCACCAGGCTCGATCGTGAGCGACAGACCACGGATCGCCTTGAAGCCGTCAAAGGAGACGCTGACGCCGTCGAGATAAAGCAAGGAAGAGGTCAGCGCGCCGGGTGCGGGAGCGTTCATATCAGTTACTCCGCCGGCGCCGGTTCGGCTGCTGGCACGGGCTCGCGCCGTTTGCGGCTCTCCCACCAGCCCTGCGCGGTGCCGAGAATGCCCTTCGGCATGAACAGCGTGACGAAGACGAAGAGCGCGCCCAGCGCGAACAGCCAGTACGGCGCCATGAAGCCGGAGGTGAACATCGTCTTGGCCCAGTTGACGACGACGGCCCCGAGCGCCGCGCCGACCAGCGAGCCGCGCCCGCCGACCGCGACCCAGATCACGGTCTCGATCGAATTGGCCGGGGCGAATTCGCTGGGATTGATGATACCGACCTGCGGCACGTAGAGCGCGCCGGCGATACCGGCCATGCAGGCCGAAACCGTGAAGACGAAGAGCTTGAAGCGGTCGACCCGGTAGCCAAGGAAGCGCGTGCGCGATTCCGCATCGCGGATCGCGATCACCACCTTGCCGAGCTTGGAGGTGACGATGCCCCGCGCGATCAGGAAGCCGGCGGCCAGCATCGTGCAGGTCATGGCGAACAGCGCCGCGCGCGTCCCTTGCGCCTGCACGTTGAAGCCGAGAATGTCCTTGAAATCGGTCAGGCCGTTATTGCCGCCGAAACCCATGTCATTGCGGAAGAAGGCGAGCAGCAGCGCATAGGTCAGCGCCTGCGTGATGATCGAGAGATAGACGCCGGTGACGCGGCTGCGGAAGGCGAACCAGCCGAAGACGAAGGCAAGCAGGCCGGGGACCAGCAGCACCATCAGCATCGCGAAGGGGAAGGAGGAGAAGCCGTACCAGTACCAGGGCAATTCCCCCCAGTTCAGGAAGACCATGAAATCGGGCAGGACCGGATTGCCGTAGACGCCGCGCGAACCGATCTGGCGCATCAAGTACATACCCATCGCATAGCCGCCGAGCGCGAAGAAGGCGCCGTGGCCGAGCGAGAGGATGCCGCAATAGCCCCAGACCAGGTCGAGCGAGATCGCCAGCAGCGCGTAGCAGAGATATTTGCCCCAGAGCGACATGGTCGCGGTCGAGACATGGAAGGGCGAGCCGGCCGGCATCAGCAGGTTCGCCAGCGGCACCAGCAAGCCGATCGCGGCGATGAGGGCGAGGAAGACGAGGCCGCGCCTGTCCATGTTCGAGAGGAGGAAGCGGGTGATCATGCTTCCACCGCCCTGCCCTTCAGCGCGAACAGGCCGCGCGGGCGTTTCTGGATGAACAGGATGATGAAAACGAGCAGCGCGATCTTGCCGAGCACGGCGCCCGCATAGGGTTCGAGTAGCTTGTTGGCGACGCCGAGGCTCATCGCGCTGATCAGCGTGCCCCAGAGATTGCCGACGCCGCCGAAGACCACGACCATGAAGCTGTCGATGATATAGCTCTGGCCGAGATTGGGGCTGACATTGTCGATCTGCGAGAGCGCGACGCCTGCAAGGCCCGCGACGCCTGAGCCGAGGCCGAAGGTCAGCGCATCGATCCGGCCGGTGCGGATGCCCATCGCCGAAGCCATGCGCCGGTTCTGGGTGACAGCCCGCATCTGCAGGCCCATCGGCGTCAGCTTCAGGATCGCCAACAGTGCCGCAAAGACGAGAGCGGCGAAGACGATGATCCAGAGCCGGTTCCAGGTGATAGCGAGACCACCGAGCTCGAAGGCGCCGGACATGAAGGCTGGCGCGCCGACCTCGCGATTGGTCGGGCCGAAGGCGGTGCGCACCGCCTGCTGCAGGATCAGGCTGATGCCCCAGGTCGCCAGCAGCGTCTCCAGCGGCCGGCCATAGAGGAAGCGGATGACGCCGCGCTCGATCGCGATGCCGACCGCGCCGGCGACGATGAAGGCGGCCGGGATCGCGATCGCCAGCGACCAGTCGAACAGCCCCGGAAAGCGCGACCGGATCACCTCCTGCACGATGAAGGTGGTGTAGGCGCCGAGCATGACCATTTCGCCATGGGCCATGTTGATTACGCCCATCACGCCGAAGGTGATGGCAAGGCCGATGGCGGCGAGCAGCAGCACCGAGCCGAGCGAGAGCCCGTACCAGAGGTTCTGCCCGGCCCGCCACAGGGCGAGCTTGCCCTCGATGTCGGAGATGGCGCGCGCCTGCGCGTCCTTGAGGCCGGGCGTGGCGTCGCCCGGCAGGGCCCGCAGGGTCGCCAGCGCATCCTGGTCACCGCGCTCGCGCAGCACATCGACGGCGGCGATGCGGTCGAAGGGCGGAGCATCGGTCTTCACGATCAGGATCGCAGCCTGCGCCTCGCGCAGCGCCCGGCGCGCCCGGTCATTGCTTTCCTTGGCGATGGCGGCTTCGAGGGCGGGGAGCACCGATACGTCGCGGGCCCGGAACACCGCCTCGGCCGCAGCGACGCGCCTGGCCGGATCGGGATTGATCAGCCCGAGCCCGCCGAGCGCGCCCTGGATCACCCGCCGCACATTGTTGTTGAGCCTGACCGCCTTGACACCGGCCGGCTCGGCAGCGAGCGCCTGTCCCGTCTTCGCGTCAAGGAAGCCGCCCTCCTTCGTCTTCACCGCCACCGCGCCGCCGCCGGCCAGAAGCCGGCCATCGGCCAGCGCCTCGATGATCACGGCCGCGTTCGGATGCGCGCTCTGGACGAGGATGTCGATGGCGCGCGCCGTGTCCGAGAAGCTGTCGGCGTTGAGGCGGGTGAAGGCATCGTCGCCGCTCTGTGCGAGCGCGATGGCCGGCGCAAAGGCAAGCGTCATCGCGAGCGCAAGCATGCGCAGGAGGCTGGGAAGGATCCGCATGTCTCGCTTCGATTGGCTGGTCGGCTGTACGCATGCCGCCGGCCGATCCGGCGGCATGCTCAGGCGATTTCGAAGGGCGGCCGGGCTTTCCGACCGTGCCGCCCTTCCCCCTCTTAACTCAGGCGCCGCCGCCGCATTTGCCGGTCTTGACGTTGAAGTTGCCGCACTTCTTCTCGACCCAGTCGCCGACCAGGTCCTTGGAGCCATCGAGCTCCTTCGACCAGGCATCGCCGGCGACGAGACCGGTCTTCGACACGACGTCGAACTGGCCGTCGGCCTTGATCTCGCCGATCAGCACCGGCTTGGTGATGTGGTGGTTCGGCAGCATCTTCGAGACACCGCCGGTCAGGTTCGGCGCCTCGACGCCGGGCAGCGCGTCGATGACCTTGTCGGGATCGAAGCTCTTGGCCTTCTCGACAGCCTTCACCCACATGGCGAAGCCGATGACATGGGCTTCCATCGGATCGTTGGTGACGGCCTTGTCGTTCTTCTTGTAGGCCTTCCACTGCTTGATGAAGGCTTCGTTCTCCGGCGTCTTGACCGACTGGAAGTAGTTCCAGGCGGCGAGGTGGCCGAGCAGCGGCTTGGTGTCGATGCCGGCGAGCTCTTCTTCACCGACCGAGAAGGCCACGACCGGAATGTCGGTCGCCTTGATGCCCTGGTTGCCGAGCTCCTTGTAGAAGGGAACGTTGGCGTCGCCGTTGATGGTCGAGACCACGGCGGTCTTCTTGCCGGCCGTGCCGAACTTCTTGATGTCGGAGACGATGGTCTGCCAATCGGAATGGCCGAACGGCGTGTAGTTGATCAGGATGTCCTCCTTCTTCACGCCCTTGGCGAGAAGATAGGCCTCCAGGATCTTGTTGGTGGTGCGCGGATAGACGTAGTCGGTGCCGGCCAGAACCCAGCGCTCGACCTTCTCCTCCTTGGCGAGATAATCGACGGCCGGAATCGCCTGCTGGTTCGGCGCTGCGCCGGTATAGAAGACGTTGCGCTCGCTTTCCTCGCCCTCGTACTGGACGGGGTAGAACAGGATCGAGTTCAGCTCCTTGAACACCGGGAGCACCGACTTACGCGAGACCGAGGTCCAGCAGCCGAACACGGCCGCGACCTTGTCCTTGACGATCAGCTCGCGCGCCTTCTCGGCGAAGAGCGGCCAGTTCGAGGCCGGGTCGACCACCACCGCCTCGAGCTTCTTGCCGAGCACGCCGCCCTTCTTGTTCTGCTCCTCGATGAGCATGAGCATGACGTCCTTCAGCGTCGTCTCCGAGATCGCCATCGTGCCGGAGAGCGAGTGCAGGATGCCGACCTTGATGGTCTCTTGCGCCGCCGCCGGCAGCAGCGAGGAGAGAACCGTGGCGCCTGCGAAGGCGGCGCCGATGACCGTGCGACGAGTGAGTTTCACTGCGATGTCCCCTGAGGTCCCTGTTGACCACGCCCTTGCCGGGCGCCAGCTGCCGTTCCGGCTGGCAGGGAAGTTCGCAAGCGGCATGCCAACCCGGTTCAAGGGCATATCGACACCGCAACAAGGCGTGTTCACGGCAGCTTTTGGAGCGATTTCCTGCCAGCGAGACGCCCCTCCACGCAAACATCATGTGCGGCGGCGGCAGATGACTATTCAGCGGGCAAGTTGGTCGCTCAGAAAATAGGCAACATTGCCACACTCTCGTCCAATGCCTGTTTTCACTGCAGTTATGTGACCTGTGATCCGCCGAATCTTTGCCATTTACGCCGGCGACGGAATCACCCTAGCCTCCTCTTGTCGGTAACAACTGAAAGGAGGTGATCCAGTGTCTCATTGTCATCAACCGCTGTCGCGGGGGGCGCATGGCCTGGACTCGTCCCATGAGGGGTTCGGTTGCGCGTGAGTTTCCGTGACGCTTAGCCCTGTTACCGGGGCTGCGGTTCGGCAATGGAAGGGCTGCCCGCAAGGGCAGCCCTTCTCCGTTTCGGATGGCAGTTCTGCACAGGCCGTTCTGGCGCCCTTGGCCACGGCATGGCAGAAACCCTTCATGTCTTTTGCGCCCAGCAGCCGTTGACGAGGCCCGAGCCTTTGTCCCGTCCCGACGCCGACCTCTCCCGCGACGCTGTCCTCGCCTTCATCGAGGAAGAGCGCGCCGCCGGCCGCGAGCCCGGCCGGCGCGACATCGCCAAGGCCTTCCAGCTCGATGGCGGCGGCAAGATCTGGCTGAAGCGCCTGCTGCGCGAGCTCGAGCTGGAGGAGAATGGCGGCTCCGGCCCGGTCAAGCCGCATGCCGCCCTGCCCGCCGTCCTGCTTTGCGAGATCAAGACGCGCGACCGCGAGGGCGACCTGATCGCCGCCCCGCTCGAATGGAACGAGGCCGACCAGGGCGAGGCGCCGAAGATCCTGCTCGAACGCCAGCGCGAATTCCGCCGCCAGCCGAAGACCCCGGCTGCGGCCGCCCCCGGCGTCGGCGACCATGTCCTGCTCAAGCTGACGAAGCTGCGCGGCGTCGAGGGCTATCAATGGTCCGGCCGCACCCTCAAGGTGATGGGCAAGGCCAAGGCGCAGGTGCTCGGCATCTTCCGCGCCCTCCCCGACGGCTCCGGCCGGCTCGTGCCCGTCGACAAGAAGGCGCAGGGGCGCGAGGCGCTGATTCCGAAGGGGCAGACCGGCAACGCGGAGGATGGCGACCTCGTCTCGGTCTCTCTTGCCCGCGAAAGCCGGTTCGGCCCGCCGCAGGCCAGGGTGCGCGAGCGCCTCGGCTCACTGAAATCGGAGCGCGCGGTCTCGCTGATCGCGATCCACGCCCATGGCATCCCGAACGAATTCCAGCCGGCGACGATCGCGGAATCGGAAGCGGCAAAACCCGCCACGCTCGCCGGCCGCGAGGATTGGCGCGCTTTACCGCTGATCACCATCGATCCGGCCGACGCCAAGGATCATGACGACGCGGTCCATGCCGCGCCGGACGATGATCCGGACAACCCCGGCGGCCACATCGTCACCGTCGCAATCGCCGACGTCGCCTCCTATGTACGCCCCGGCTCGGCGCTCGATCGCGAGGCGCTGGAGCGCGGCAACTCGGTCTATTTCCCCGACCGCGTCGTGCCGATGCTGCCGGAGCGCATCTCGAACGATCTCTGCTCGCTGCGCGGTGGCGAGGACCGCCCTGCCCTTGCCGTTCGCCTGATCCTCAAGGCCGACGGTTCCAAGAAGAGCCACAGCTTCCACCGCATCATGATGCGCTCGGCGGCGAAGCTCTCCTACCAGCAGGCCCAGGCCGCGATCGACGGCAAGCCGGACGACGTCGCCGCCCCGATCCGCGACAGCATCCTGATGCCGCTCTGGGCGGCCTATGGCTCGGCCGCCCGCGCCCGCGACGCCCGCCAGCCGCTCGATCTCGATCTGCCCGAGCGCAAGCTCGTCCTCGATGCCAATGGCAAGGTCACCCGCGTGATCGTGCCCGAGCGGCTCGCCGCGCACCGGCTGATCGAGGAGTTCATGATCCTCGCCAACGTCGCCGCCGCCGAGACGCTGGAGAAGGCGAAGAGCCCGCTCATCTACCGCTGCCATGACGAGCCCTCGCTCGAGAAGATGCGGGCGCTCGGCGAGGTCCTGGCCTCGATCGGCATCAAACTTCCCAAGGACGCGGCGCTGCGGCCGGTGCTGTTCAACCGCATCCTCGCCATGATCAGGGGCTCGGAGAACGAGCTCCTGATGAACGAGGTCGTGCTGCGCACCCAGGCGCAGGCCGAATATGTCGCCGAGAATTACGGGCATTTCGGCCTGAACCTGCGCCGCTACGCCCATTTCACCTCGCCGATCCGCCGCTATGCCGACCTGATCGTGCACCGTGCTCTAGTCACGGCGCTGAAGCTCGGCGATGACGGCCTGCCGAAATCGACCTCGCTCGCCGAATTGCGCGAGGTCGCGACCCGGATCTCGGCGGCGGAGCGGCGCGCCATGGCGGCCGAGCGCGAGACCACCGACCGGCTGATCGCGCATTTCCTCGCCGACCAGATCGGTTCGAGCTTCGACGGGCGCATTGCCGGCCTCAACCGCGCCGGCCTCTTCGTCAAGCTCGACGGCACCGGCGCCGATGGCTTCATCCCGGCCTCGACACTGGGCGCCGACTATTATCGCCATGACGAGCGCGCCCACGCACTGGTCGGCGATCGCACCGGCGAAAGCTGGCGCCTGGGCGACCGTGTCCATGTCAAACTGGTCGAAGCGGCGCCGGTCGCAGGAGCACTTCGCTTCGAGTTGCTCACAGAGGGCAGGCCCGCGACATCCGACCGCTCTGGCAAAAGGTCACGGCCTGCTTTACCTATGGGGCGAAAGCAGGGCCGCCCCCCGCCCAAACGATCGGGCCGCAAGCGCTGACGCCCCGCATTAACGAAGACATCCCATGTCCATACATTGTCACCAACCCAAGCCGGTCCAGGCTCGCGACTGGCGTCAGGCTATGCGTCGCGGCCTCTTCGGTCGCTGCCCGCATTGCGGCGAAGGCAGGCTGTTTCGCGCCTTCCTGAAGCCGGTCGATTCCTGCGAGGCCTGCGGCGAGACCCTGCACCATCAGCGTGCCGACGATCTGCCGCCCTATATCGTCATCACCATCGTCGGCCATGTCATCGTCGGCGGCATCCTGCTGGCTGAGAAATACAGCGACTGGTCGATCGCGCTGCACCTCTGGGTCTGGCTGCCGCTGACCGTCTTCCTCAGCCTGGCACTGATGCAGCCGGCCAAGGGCGCGGTCATCGGCCTGCAATGGGCGCTGCGCATGCACGGCTTCGGCGGCGCCATGCCCAAGCCCGAGCGCCAGCCCGCCATGAAGGCAATCGGCGGCCGATGAGTGACCACACCATCACCCTGACCCAGGCCGAGCGGGCACGCACCAACGTCAACCTGCGCCCGCGTGACGCGGCGACCATGCTGATCCTCGATCATTCCGGGAAGAAGCCCAGGGTACTGATGGGCAAGCGCCATGCCGGCCACAAGTTCATGCCGGGCAAATACGTCTTCCCGGGCGGACGCATCGAAGCCGGTGACCGCCGCATGGCCGCGACCGGCGCTCTCGCCGGCCCCTGCGAGCAGCGCCTGCTCGCCCGCTGCGTGCGCCCGAGCCTGCAGCGCGGCCGGGCACTGGCGCTGGCGGCGATCCGTGAGACCTTCGAGGAGACCGGCCTGATCTTCGGCAGCGCCGAGTATGGCGCCCCTGAGAGCCCGCCCCAAGGCGTCTGGGCCGAGTTCGCGGCCAAGGGCGTCTTCCCCGACCTCGGCGCCATCACCTTCGTCGCCCGCGCCATCACGCCGCCGCGCCGGCCCAAGCGCTTCGACACCCGCTTCTTCGCCGTCGATGCCCGTGCCGTCGCCGGCAAGGTCGAGGGCGTGATCGGCCCCGATTCGGAGCTCGTCGACCTCGTCTCCGTCACCTTCGACGAAGCGCGCGAGCTCGACCTGCCGACCATCACCAAGGTGATCATCGCCGAGGTCGAGGAGCGCCTGAAGGCCGGATTCGCCCAGTATCTGCCGGTTCCGTTCTACTGGGAGAAGCGCGGCAGCTTCGTGCGCGAGTTGCTCTGACGCCGTCGGGCGGCGGAAAATCCGTATGCCCACCCGATATTCCTTGACTTGCCGACGCCGATACGGCATTCCCCGCCCATCGGATTGCCGGGCTCGCCCGGCCATTTTGTTTTCTGCGCGGGCCGACGGCGGCCCCATCTATTCGAGGGCTCCGCCATGGCCAAGGCCGTGACCATCAAAATCAAGCTCATCTCGACCGCGGACACCGGGTTCTTCTACGTGACCAAGAAGAACTCGCGTACCATGACCGAGAAGATGTCGAAGAAGAAGTACGACCCGGTCGCGCGCAAGCACGTCGAGTTCAAGGAAACCAAGATCAAGTGAGGCGATCCGCCTAATTGCTTGATTTGGTTTAGAAGAACCGCCCTCTCAGGGCGGTTTTTTTTCGTTCTGGGCGATTGCGTGGCGCCGGCCCGCTTGCGGTCCTGGCCGGAGATGCCTTCGGCTATCCAGTGGAGAGCCTCGGCAGAACAGCGCGCCGCTGACCAGCGGCGTGCTGGCGGCGAACGCTGGGCCGACGATCCGCGCCGGCAATGCCGCGAGGCCATTCAGAATAAGCCAGGGGCGCCCCAGCCCGTCGCTTGCGACGTCATCCTTCCCCGGCCGAGCGCTCTTTCAGCAGCTCGTTGAGGCGGTCCTGCTTCTCGTTGAGCAGGTCCGTCAATCTCTCCTCGCTCCCGGAGCCGGACACGGCGGTAGCCTGTTCCGTCAGGTCGGAAATTTGTCGACGCAGCAGCGCGATCAGATCGTCCAGCGCTTCGTGATTGCCGTTTTCCGCCATGGCTGCTGTCTCCATCCCTCTCGATGCCGAGCCGCGAGTGACCAGCGCGATGACCGCAAAGCGGAATCGTGGCTGCCATGCGATAACCCGGCAGCTCACAGATTTGCTCCATGGCGATGCAAATTCAATCGGCGCATTCGCGCCGGCGGCTCCCTCTTCAGAAGCGCATCTCGACGCGTCCCTTGAGGGCGTGGTCTCGGGAGCGCTCGCCGATTGCGGCGGAGTAGGTCAGGCCGAGTGCGGTGGCCGAGGAGATGCGCCAGTCGAGGCCGGCCTCGGCGGTGAGGGCGTCGCGGTCGATCCGTGCGGCGAAGACCGTGGCCGGCGTGGTGCCGGCGACGAAGGCGGTGCGCGCCTGCGGCGTCAGCTCGCCAAAACCGTGGCGCCAGCCGAGCATGGCCCGGGCGAACAGCGGCATCGCCCCAAGCTGCGCCTCGGCCCTTAAGCCCAGCGTGGTGAAGCCGAGCGTCTGGTCGGAAGAGAGCACGCGCAAGGCCGTAGCTCCGCCACGCTCGGTGCCGGCGTCCGTGCTGACGCGGATCAGCGCNCCGTCGCGCCGCTGCCGACGCTCACGCCGGCGATCGTGCCCGAGCCGCCGAGCGTGCCGCCATCCAGCGTGACAGTGCTCGCCAGCGAGCCATTCACCACCAGCTTGCCGGACGAGACCTTGGTCGACCCGGTATAAGTGTTCGTGCCGGTCAGCGTCAGCGTGCCCGTGCCGCGCTTGGTGACCCCGCCCGTGCCGGTGATCGTGCCGGAGAAGGTGGTCGATGAATTGTTCGCGCCCGCCGTCAGCGTCCCGCTCCCCAGCGTGACCGTGCCGGTGCCGGCGAGCGAGCCGATCGTCTGGCTGAAGCCGGCGAGATCGAGCGTCGCGCCTGATGCCACCGTGAAGGCCGAGTTCGACGAGAACGCGCCGGCGACGCCAGCCCGCAAGGTGCCGCCCGAAACCGTCGTCGTGCCGGAATAGCTGCTGGCGCCCTTGAGCACCAATGTGCCGGCACCGGTCTTCGAGAGCGAGCCCGTCCCCGAGAGGGACTGGTTCACGATGAAGCTGTTGCCGGCCTCGACGATGTCGAAGCCGCCGCCATTGCTGCCCAGGATGATGTTGCGGGCGAGCCCGTTCAGCGTCGTGCCCGTCACCTGCAGCACGCCGCCATCCAGCGTCAGCGCGCCCGAGGTGCTGCCGAGATTGCTGTCCTTGGAGATGCTGATCGCGCCGCCCGCGATCGTCGTCCCGCCCGAATAGGTGTTCTCCTGCGTCAGCGTCAGCGTCCCCGTGCCGACCTTCCTGATGCTGCCGGCGTCGTAGATCATGCCGGTGAAGGTGGTCGAGGCATTGGTCGCGCCGGTCTCCAGCGTCGAGCCGTTCTCGATCCGCAGCTGGCCGGCCCCGGCGATCGAGCCGGCGGTGACCGTGCCGAGCGTGTCGTTGACGTTGAGCAGCGCGCCTGCCGCGACGGTGTAGTCGGATGCCGCCGACATGGCCTGCGAGCGATCGATATAGAGCGTCCCGGCCGACACTGTGGTCGCGCCCGAATAGGTGCTGCTGCCCGACAGACTGAGCTGGCCAGTGCCGCTCTTGGTCAGCCCGCCCGTGCCCGAGATCGTGCCGCTATGGGCGAAGCTCACCCCGCTGTCGACCTCGATCCCGCCGCCGGCGCTGCCTAGCGTCACCGTGCGCGCGGAGGAGAAGCTGCTCGTCACCAGCAGCGTGCCGCCGTCCAGCGTCAGGCCGCCCGAGGCCGCGCCGAGATTGACGTCCGCCCCGACTGCGAGCTTGCCGCCTGTGATCGTCGTGCCGCCGGCATAGCTGTTGTTCCCGGTCAAGGTCAGCGTGCCCGAGCCGACCTTCCGCAAGCTGCCCCTGTCGGAGATCACCCCGCTGAAGATGGTCGAAGCGTTGGTCGCGCCGGCCTCCAGCGTCGAGTCCTGCTCGATCCGGATCGAGCCAGCACCTGCGATCGAGCCAGCCGTGACCGTGCCGACGCCGTCATTGATGTCGAGCAGCGCACCGGCGGCGATCGTATAGTCGGACGCCGCTGACAGGGCGCCGGCGCCGTTGATGTAGAGCGTGCCGGCCGACACCGTGGTCGCGCCGGAATAGGTGCTGCTGCCCGAGAGGATGAGCCAGCCATCGCCGCTCTTGATCAAGTCGCCAGTGCCCGAGATCGTGCCGCTATGGGAGAGGTTCTGGCCGCTCGCCACCTCGATCGTGCCGCCGGAGCTGCCCAGGGTCACCGCGCGCGCCGTACCGAAGCCGCTGGCGACCAGCGTGCCGCCATCCAGCGTCAGCCCGCCCGAAGCAGCGCCGAGATTGGCGTCGGTCGAGACCGAGAGCCTGCCGCCCGCGATGGTGGTGCCACCCATGTAGGTGTTGGTTCCAGAGAGCGCGAGCTCGCCGGCGCCGCTCTTGGTCAGGCCGCCGGAACCGGAGATCACGCCGCTCTGCGTGAAGGCCTGTCCGGCAGCGACCTCGATCGTGCCGCCGACATTCAATGTCATCGTCCGGGCCGAGACGAAGCTGCCGGTGACGAGCAGCGTGCCGCCGCCGAAGGTCAGGCTGCCCGACACGTCGCCGAGATTGCCATCGGACGAGACCGAGAGCGTGCCCGACGCGATCGTCGTGCCGCCGCCGTAGGTATTGGCGCCGGAGAGCACGAGCGTGCCGCCGCCGGATTTGGTGAGTCCGCCCGCTCCGGAGACCACGCCGCTCATGGTCAGGCTCTGGCCGGCATCGACCTCGACCGTGCCGGCGCTGATGAGATCGACCGTCCGCGCCGTGGAAAAACTCGCCGTCGCCTGCAGCGCGCCACCGTTCAGCGTGATGCCGCCTGCGGTGTCGCCGAGATTGCCGTCGGAGGAGACGGAGACCTTGCCCCCCGCGATCGTCGTGCCGCCGGCATAGCTGTTGGCGCCGGTCAGCGTCAGCGTGCCCGCACCGGTCTTGATCACAGCGCCGGCGCCGCTGACGACGCTGTCGACGGTGACATCGGTCGGCTGGGCGAAGCTCAGCGTACCGGCTTCGATCACGATGCCGCCGGTCAGGCCAGAGGTGGCGTTGCCGAAGGTCAGGCTGTTGCTGCCGCCAGTGAAGCGGATCGCCGCGGCACGGGTCACGCCATCGCCGGACAGCCCGCCTGCGATCGTGCCGTTGTTGGTGATCGACAGGTTCGAGCCGACGATGCCCGCGCCACCGGCGCCATAGGCGCCGTTCCAGGCGTTTATGCCAGCCCCGAGGCCTCGCGCGCCGCCATTGCCGCCCTGAACAGAGCCATTGACCATCAAGTTGGTCGTGGCGCTGCCGTCGGTGAACAGCAGGCCGGTTCCGCCCGAGCCGCCGGAACCGCCATAGTCGGCGGCGGAGTCGCCGCCCTTCCCGCCCTTCCCGCCCGTGATGGCGCCGGAGACGACGCCGTTCACGCCCGTCCCGGTGACCACCGCGCCATAACCGCCGGCGCCGCCGCCGCCGCCGCCGGTGGCAGCACCACCGTGGCCGCCGGCTCCGCCGTCGGAGCCGGTGCTGGACGTCGGCGGCAGCGCGGCGTCGACAGAGCCGTGAACACCGCCAGCTCCGCCACGGCCGACGGAGGGGCCGCTGCCGCTGATGCCGCCAGCGCCACCGGTGACAGCGCCTGCGCCGCCACCGCCGCCACCTGCATTGGGCACTGTGCCAACGCCGCCGGAGCCACCGACGCCGGTCGGGTTGTCGATCCCGGTGGTGCCGCCGTTATTGGCATTGCCGGCAGGGTTTCCACCGCGCCCGCCATCGGCCAACGCCGGAGGACCGGCCAGCAGCAAAGCCAGCACGAGCAAGGATGTCGACCTGGCCAATCCCGGCAGGCGGCCCCGCGACAGGCCGCGGGCTCGCACGGTCTTCGGACAGTTTGAATCGATCGGCAGCATTCGGAATCCCACCCCGGCGGGCGAGATTGCGTGGGTGCACGCGCAAGGCAATGAACAGCCGTTCACATCCCGCCAAATCGGCCCGGTGTGACACGGATGGTACAGCGGCAGCTCTGCCACGCGCCGCACCAATGCGTGTTGATGTGCAAGGTCTTGCCGATATCCAGCGATGTCCCATGCCGACGCGGCCATCGGCACCGGGAAGAGCCCATATGGCCCGAATGGTCCGCCGGCCGCTTCCCGTCAGAAGGCCGGTTTCGGCACGAACAGACAGATCGGCCGCTGCGAGGGTGCGATCACCGAGCCGGTCAGCATCCCGCCGCTGCGGCAGATGTGGAAGCGCCCGTCCTTCGAGACGCGCGTGCTCTGCTCGGCGACGAAATGCCCGTCATGGGTGAGGTACCCCCCCGGAACGATGCGCGGCTCGGGCTCGCGCGCATCGGCATCCAGCCCCATCGGCCAGCAATCGCGGTCGCTGCAGCAATCGTAAGGGTACCAGCTATGCGCGTGAACAGGCCCTCCGCCCCACGGCAGCAATGCGAGGCAGAGCGCCGATGCGGTGAGACGCATGGGTCGCTCCTTGGAGTCCGCTTGCCGATGAGGCCATGCCGGCCGGATCGGCGTCGGCTTTTGCAAAGATGTCAGGCCAGCAGCTTCGCAGCCGAATAGCAGGGCATGCGAATCGCCATCAGATTAGCATGAGACGACGATGGTTAATGCAGTCTTGCATCCCTCTCGGCGCCTAGTTCTTGGCCAGTATTCGCCGATGCATGCGCCAGG
This genomic interval from Bosea sp. 29B contains the following:
- a CDS encoding NUDIX hydrolase, whose amino-acid sequence is MSDHTITLTQAERARTNVNLRPRDAATMLILDHSGKKPRVLMGKRHAGHKFMPGKYVFPGGRIEAGDRRMAATGALAGPCEQRLLARCVRPSLQRGRALALAAIRETFEETGLIFGSAEYGAPESPPQGVWAEFAAKGVFPDLGAITFVARAITPPRRPKRFDTRFFAVDARAVAGKVEGVIGPDSELVDLVSVTFDEARELDLPTITKVIIAEVEERLKAGFAQYLPVPFYWEKRGSFVRELL
- the rpmG gene encoding 50S ribosomal protein L33, with the translated sequence MAKAVTIKIKLISTADTGFFYVTKKNSRTMTEKMSKKKYDPVARKHVEFKETKIK
- the rnr gene encoding ribonuclease R, which translates into the protein MAETLHVFCAQQPLTRPEPLSRPDADLSRDAVLAFIEEERAAGREPGRRDIAKAFQLDGGGKIWLKRLLRELELEENGGSGPVKPHAALPAVLLCEIKTRDREGDLIAAPLEWNEADQGEAPKILLERQREFRRQPKTPAAAAPGVGDHVLLKLTKLRGVEGYQWSGRTLKVMGKAKAQVLGIFRALPDGSGRLVPVDKKAQGREALIPKGQTGNAEDGDLVSVSLARESRFGPPQARVRERLGSLKSERAVSLIAIHAHGIPNEFQPATIAESEAAKPATLAGREDWRALPLITIDPADAKDHDDAVHAAPDDDPDNPGGHIVTVAIADVASYVRPGSALDREALERGNSVYFPDRVVPMLPERISNDLCSLRGGEDRPALAVRLILKADGSKKSHSFHRIMMRSAAKLSYQQAQAAIDGKPDDVAAPIRDSILMPLWAAYGSAARARDARQPLDLDLPERKLVLDANGKVTRVIVPERLAAHRLIEEFMILANVAAAETLEKAKSPLIYRCHDEPSLEKMRALGEVLASIGIKLPKDAALRPVLFNRILAMIRGSENELLMNEVVLRTQAQAEYVAENYGHFGLNLRRYAHFTSPIRRYADLIVHRALVTALKLGDDGLPKSTSLAELREVATRISAAERRAMAAERETTDRLIAHFLADQIGSSFDGRIAGLNRAGLFVKLDGTGADGFIPASTLGADYYRHDERAHALVGDRTGESWRLGDRVHVKLVEAAPVAGALRFELLTEGRPATSDRSGKRSRPALPMGRKQGRPPPKRSGRKR
- a CDS encoding DUF983 domain-containing protein, which gives rise to MSIHCHQPKPVQARDWRQAMRRGLFGRCPHCGEGRLFRAFLKPVDSCEACGETLHHQRADDLPPYIVITIVGHVIVGGILLAEKYSDWSIALHLWVWLPLTVFLSLALMQPAKGAVIGLQWALRMHGFGGAMPKPERQPAMKAIGGR
- a CDS encoding autotransporter domain-containing protein, with amino-acid sequence ALIRVSTDAGTERGGATALRVLSSDQTLGFTTLGLRAEAQLGAMPLFARAMLGWRHGFGELTPQARTAFVAGTTPATVFAARIDRDALTAEAGLDWRISSATALGLTYSAAIGERSRDHALKGRVEMRF